A stretch of the Vitis vinifera cultivar Pinot Noir 40024 chromosome 16, ASM3070453v1 genome encodes the following:
- the LOC100263154 gene encoding TOM1-like protein 1 → MSDNLMEKVSALGERLRIGGVEVGRKMSEGMSSMSFKMKELFQGPNQAEKIVDEATAETLDEPDWALNLDLCDMINNEKVNTVDLIRGIKKRIMLKNPRVQYLALVLLETVVKNCEKAFSEVAAERLLDEMVKLIDDPQTVVNNRNKALILIEAWGESSDELRYLPVYEETYKSLKSRGIRFPGRDDESLAPIFTPPHSVSASESNASLAQQIQHDTPIHSFTPEQTKEAFDVARNSIELLTSVLSSSPQQDALKDDLTTTLVQQCHQSQFTVQSIIETAGDNEALLFEALNVNDEIQKVLSNYDELKKPSVVPPEPEPAMIPVAIEPDESPRCAKEDSLIRKPAGSRGGAQGGNNDEMMDDLDEMIFGKKVGGTSEGGHDAKKQQSPKDDLITF, encoded by the exons ATGAGTGACAATTTGATGGAGAAAGTGAGTGCGTTGGGGGAGCGCCTCAGGATCGGAGGGGTTGAGGTTGGTCGAAAGATGAGTGAAGGAATGAGCTCAATGAGCTTCAAGATGAAGGAGCTTTTCCAAGGTCCAAACCAGGCTGAGAAGATTGTGGATGAAGCTACTGCTGAAACCCTAGATGAGCCTGATTGGGCCTTGAACCTTGACCTGTGTGACATGATCAATAATGAGAAGGTCAACACTGTTGATTTAATTCGAGGCATAAAGAAGCGAATAATGCTGAAGAACCCTAGAGTTCAGTACCTGGCTTTAGTGTTGCTTGAGACTGTTGTCAAAAACTGTGAGAAGGCGTTTTCTGAGGTGGCTGCTGAGAGGTTGCTTGATGAGATGGTGAAACTTATTGATGATCCTCAAACCGTTGTTAATAATCGAAACAAGGCTTTGATTTTGATCGAAGCATGGGGTGAGTCTTCAGATGAGTTACGATATTTGCCTGTTTATGAAGAAACATACAAG AGTCTGAAATCTAGGGGTATTAGGTTCCCTGGTCGTGATGATGAAAGTTTGGCCCCCATATTTACCCCTCCCCACTCGGTTTCGGCTTCAGAATCAAATGCCAGTCTTGCTCAACAGATTCAGCATGATACTCCCATTCACAGCTTTACTCCTGAACAAACCAAGGAAGCATTTGATGTGGCACGAAATAGCATTGAACTTCTGACATCAGTGTTATCATCCTCACCACAACAAGATGCTTTAAAG GATGACTTGACAACCACACTTGTACAACAGTGTCATCAATCACAATTCACTGTCCAGAGCATCATTGAGACAGCTGGAGATAATGAGGCACTGCTTTTTGAAGCCTTGAATGTGAATGATGAGATCCAGAAAGTTCTCTCCAATTATGATGAGTTGAAGAAGCCCTCAGTAGTTCCACCTGAGCCAGAACCTGCCATGATACCAGTAGCCATTGAGCCTGATGAATCACCTCGTTGTGCAAAAGAAGATTCCCTGATTAGAAAACCAGCAGGATCTCGAGGTGGGGCTCAAGGAGGaaataatgatgaaatgatGGATGACCTTGACGAAATGATCTTTGGGAAGAAAGTTGGGGGTACATCAGAAGGGGGGCATGATGCCAAGAAGCAGCAGTCACCAAAAGATGATCTCATCACATTTTGA